The following are encoded in a window of Parambassis ranga chromosome 15, fParRan2.1, whole genome shotgun sequence genomic DNA:
- the tjap1 gene encoding tight junction-associated protein 1: MTSAAPARKPYRKAPPQHRETRHGLPAAPPPPAPQTNINQDSPSDADRIRILQQQNEDLRRRLSLSTHKMEAMEAEFDGSRHYMEAELSRTRDDLDKMRDKFRRLQNSYTASQRANQDLEEKLHALLRKVERDKKTMDQEIVELTNKLLDAKNTIDRLEELNERYRQDCNLAVQLLKCNKSHFRNHKFADLPSELQDMLNKHMKSSLPERSPAPGCQDPDTLSLTPADVVPTSVIARVLEKPEPLVLNSAQSSSCSRPVAEDVFVHVDMTGPSGAEGQDRENGGGQEASQHNGTCRSQSSLDEEAGGAPSFEKLNPYPAPPPPHPLYPGRKVIEFSSDDKVKIPKNSPLPNCTYATRQAISLSLVQNDDERPPPGSPALSSAGGGGTHQRTPPSQRDTISEPLSSQSSPFSSPPQAPSVLASSGSSEEDLLANWQRMFVEKMAPSCDGSLVHRTSFSSQTAQELQRRRQVAGGGAATSSDHHRAAYSDGEEGSSARSWTPSRGSSLDTDTDTEPKPSRRGRYGGGDGATEEGERLLMNLEDDCGSGDTAVTVATSPAKASREELEEEEEESSAEERDVLPHDLPVIPHRLLDLDSTLSQRPQKSPKRMGVHHLHRKDSLTRAQEQGTLLD; this comes from the exons agcagcagaatgAAGACCTGCGGCGCCGCCTTTCTCTCTCCACCCACAAAATGGAGGCCATGGAGGCCGAGTTTGACGGCAGCCGTCACTACATGGAGGCGGAGCTCAGCCGGACTCGAGACGACCTGGATAAGATGAGGGACAAGTTCCGTAG actgcAGAACAGCTACACAGCTTCTCAGAGGGCCAATCAGGATTTGGAGGAAAAGCTTCATGCTCTG CTACGGAAGGtggagagagacaaaaagacaatGGACCAGGAGATCGTGGAGCTGACCAACAAGCTGCTGGACGCCAAAAACACCATCGACCGCCTGGAGGAGCTTAAT GAGCGTTACAGGCAGGACTGTAATTTGGCTGTTCAGCTGCTCAAGTGCAACAAGTCACATTTCAGAAACCACAAGTTTGCTGAT ttaCCCTCGGAGCTGCAGGACATGCTGAACAAACACATGAAGAGCAGTCTCCCAGAACGTAGCCCCGCCCCTGGCTGTCAGGACCCGGACACGCTCAGTCTGACACCTGCTGATGTTGTACCGACCTCTGTCATCGCCCGTGTCCTGGAGAAACCTGAACCTCTGGTCTTAAACTCCGCCcagtccagcagctgcagccggcCAGTTGCTGAGGACGTCTTTGTGCATGTGGACATGACGGGCCCCTCGGGAGCCGAGGGCCAGGACCGGGAGAACGGCGGCGGTCAGGAAGCATCGCAGCATAACGGAACATGTCGCAGTCAGAGCAGCCTGGACGAGGAGGCGGGTGGAGCTCCATCCTTCGAGAAGCTGAACCCATACCCAGCACCGCCGCCCCCCCACCCACTCTACCCTGGCCGCAAGGTCATCGAGTTCTCGTCTGACGACAAAGTGAAGATTCCCAAAAACTCGCCGCTGCCCAACTGTACCTACGCCACCAGGCAGGCCATCTCACTAAGCCTCGTGCAGAACGACGACGAGCGTCCGCCCCCCGGCAGCCCAGCCCTCTCCTCCGCCGGTGGGGGTGGAACTCATCAGAGAACCCCACCATCACAACGGGACACCATCAGTGAGCCACTCTCCAGCCAGTCCAGCCCATTCAGCAGCCCACCACAG GCTCCCAGTGTCCTGGCAAGCTCGGGCAGCTCAGAAGAGGACCTTCTAGCCAACTGGCAGCGGATGTTTGTGGAGAAGATGGCGCCGTCCTGCGACGGCTCATTGGTCCACCGCACCTCATTTAGCAGCCAGACTGCtcaggagctgcagaggaggaggcaggtggCGGGGGGCGGGGCCGCCACTTCCTCAGATCACCACAGGGCGGCGTACTCTGACGGCGAAGAGGGTTCATCGGCGCGGAGCTGGACGCCAAGCCGTGGCTCCAGTCTTGACACTGACACCGACACCGAGCCAAAGCCCAGCAGGAGAGGGCGCTACGGTGGTGGGGACGGCGCCACAGAGGAGGGCGAGAGGCTACTGATGAACCTGGAAGATGACTGCGGCAGTGGGGACACGGCCGTCACCGTGGCAACCAGCCCTGCCAAAGCTAGCAGAGAggagttggaggaggaggaggaggagagctcgGCCGAGGAGAGAGACGTTCTCCCTCATGACCTGCCCGTCATCCCCCACCGCCTCCTGGACTTAGACTCCACCCTGTCGCAGCGGCCTCAGAAGAGTCCGAAGAGGATGGGGGTTCACCACCTGCACCGCAAAGACAGTCTGACCCGAGCCCAGGAGCAAGGCACGCTGCTGGACTGA
- the dnph1 gene encoding 5-hydroxymethyl-dUMP N-hydrolase, which translates to MKIYFCGSIRGGRDDVDLYRKIVQKLQSYGSVLTEHVSSPELTERGEDAAAAGDQAIHDRDVDWLRQSDVIVAEVTQPSLGVGYELGRAVDMKKKIFCLFRPSSGRALSAMIRGAANGDEFVVRDYSEDEVESILEEFFSRLKRTSV; encoded by the exons atgaagatTTATTTCTGCGGAAGTATTCGCGGCGGCAGAGATGACGTAGACCTGTACCGGAAGATCGTCCAGAAGCTGCAGAGCTACGGGAGCGTGTTGACTGAGCACGTGAGCAGCCCCGAGCTCACGGaaagag GAGAGGACGCCGCAGCAGCTGGAGACCAAGCCATCCATGACAGAGACGTGGACTGGCTCCGACAGTCTGATG TGATCGTCGCCGAGGTGACGCAGCCATCTCTGGGCGTCGGCTACGAGTTAGGCCGGGCCGTTGacatgaaaaagaaaatcttCTGTCTGTTCAGACCCTCGTCAGGACGCG CTCTCTCAGCCATGATCAGAGGAGCCGCCAATGGCGATGAGTTTGTGGTGAGGGACTACAGCGAGGACGAGGTGGAAAGTATTTTGGAAGAGTTCTTCAGCAGATTGAAGAGAACCTCAGTTTGA